Genomic DNA from Carcharodon carcharias isolate sCarCar2 chromosome 37, sCarCar2.pri, whole genome shotgun sequence:
CTGCAGGAACCTCTGGAATTATGAACATGTCTATGGCTCCCACAAAATCCCTTCTGCAGCTGTGAAATAAAATGGACACTTTCGATCAATTCAAATGGCGCTCTCCGAGCGATGACCAGTCCTTCAGACAGTGAGAACTTACTCCTTTCATCAAAGCAAAACTCGCTCAGGACACACGATGAAACAGCCACACCACAACTGAATCATCtaggaggtggccattcggcccttcgtgcTCGTGCCAGTTCCCTGAACCAGCTGCCCAATACACTCTTGATCAAAACCcctttgtgattttgaacacctccatcaaatctctccCTTAAACTTCTCTGCAGGAAGGGGAGCAACCCCAGCAACTTCTCTGTTCTCACccaaaatgtttcatcccaggcaccaTGTGAATAAATCAGTTTTACGCCCTCACTAAAGCCTTAAGTGTCCCAAAGCTCTGCGTCACTGGGAGGGTTTTTCTCAGGTCGTGAATGGGTCTAAGGTTGAGAAACTGATAGATCGCTTcctatgattagtcaacaacttcCAGCAACATTTCGTCAGGATGGTAAGAAAGATAAGTGCGCACTCTAGCAGCGCCTCTGAAAGAAGCCCTCTGGAAGGGTACAAAGTGCGTTCCACAGCACACAACACTCTCTCCAGACACAACCTCGGCCACAAAGGTTTTAGAAGCTATAGCAGAGCTGCTGGCTATCTCCCTGCAGTTTTGCGCAGACTGATCTGATTAGTATATAATTATTCCCCGGCAACTGTGTTCTCGAACTGCACAGTTGACACGCTAAAGAATCTGGTAAATTTACAACCAGAAGTTAAAAAGCAAAAGCACCCACAGCTAGGGGGCAAGTAGACTTGTCTCTCACCGGCACAACGTATACCGCTCCACGCCAGCGTTAGGATCTGTGTTACTTACTGTGGAGCCCACAGGACACCCGAGCTGGCACTACCGCTCCGAAACCAGGGCGCTGCCAAGGGAAGAGTCTTCAGCGGGTGGCTCAGAATTCCATGTGGGAGTGGGGAGACAAGTTACATTAATGGCAGGCCAGGCTGCAccttcctcacccccacccactggcTGAGAAGCCTCACAGGCCCCCTTACTCCCCGTGTTTTTGCCTGCAACGGATACATACCTACTGATGCTATCGTCTATGAATTTCTCGTTCTGATATTTTGGCACAGTGAGTGGCGACAGACGGGTGCGTTCGTACAGGGTGCAGCTGTTGGCCGTCGCCGCAGATGTGCTTAGGCGGTTTGGGCTCCTCTCCCTCACGTAATCGAGCGGCGTGTAACTTGCGGCAGCGCCCGCGGCCTGGTAATCTTCGTAATAGTCGTAATAGGAGCCGTGGCCATAGTCGTAGTCGTAATACGAATAGTAAGAGGGGTAATATTGGGATTGGAACTGGTACTGGCTGTACTGATTATAGCGCGCCGAGTGGCAATCTCGTGCCTGGTGCCCCTGCCTTCCGCAGCGCTGGCAGACATCCCGTTGCCCACCAGATTTCCCGTAGGTCGAACGGGAGAGCTGCACCCTGAGCTTGTTCCCGTTGAATTCCTTCTCGTCCAGGTTGGTAATCGCTTGGACGGCGTCTTCCTCCTTCTCCATGTGCACAAAGGCGTAATCTGTGGAGCGAAAAAAGTATAAACGTCACGGTAACAGGGCCTTACGTACTTGCCCTGGTGCTGGCAAACTACTGGAGGGGAGCCATACCTGACGCTGAGACACCGTTTCACACTGGGGAAGTTAGATAAGCACGAGGGAAAATGGAAGAGTGAATATTCTGAAAGGGCGATCGTTGTTAATgttaatgctggaaatactcagcaggatcTGTGGAGCGAAACAAAGTttaatgttaactctctttctctccctggatgctgccagacctgctgagtatttccagcattttctttcctcaatttcagatttccagcatctgcaatacttttttgctttttaaaaaatatatatacaattCAGGGTCACTGGGTTTAGAAAAACCATTATATCCTTGTCGGAAAAGGTTCAAATTGTTCTTCTGACTCACTAGCTTTATACTGGGTCTATCATTATCACACACGCTCCCTTATATAAATTGTCAAACTTACTTCTGGACCTGTTTCCTTACTGGAAACTCTTTGTAATGTCATTGAATTGTGGCAATTCATTTTGCAGCCTGTTCTTAAACAGTCAGCCAACACCAACACTTTTTCCAACAAAAGGACTTGATCCCAATTATCCGGCTTCTGCAACCAAGGCTCGAGGTTCGCGTCTCCAGACCCAAACGAACAGGAATCGTCGGGAGCAAGGCGAAACGTTTAGGACGGAGACTCGGGTTTCTGAACCAGCGTCGCTGAGCCATACCGATCAGGAAGGTGTCAGTCCCGGAGGGGACTGGGAGCACGGCTGCCACAACGAGCTTCAGCTTCCATCAGCTCAGGATGGGACACTCAGCCTGAACTGCTGCCAGCGATTGCCATTTTGGTGACCGCCAACACACCTAAAAAATTGGAAGCGCACGTGCGCGCACAGGATTGAGTTTGGCCATACAGCCACTGGCCGGAAAGCAGATTTGCATCAGCGTTGACAAGGTAAATTTAGTCGAGGCCTGCTCCCCGGGCAAACGGTTTGTCGAGCCGCACCATGCGGGGGTCACACAAGGATTGGCCAAACCCAGCAGTGACAGAACTGCATGAGTCGGTGCCATCAGTACACATCGGGGGGACGTAAGATGTTCGAAAGTGAAGGTTCAACCACAGAAAATGGGGATTTACATCCCTAGACAAATCCCCACAGTCCTAGATAGAGGATTGTGTGtgaaaaaataaaacaggaaagacaGAAATTTCTTCTCAAACTAACAGTCCCACTGAGACAGGCACTCTCGCCAGCATTTTATTTAATTTGCAACCCTTTCCCTTCCTCACCATTTCCTTACTCTTGGTGTCCCACACCCCCAGATTTACGTTCTGACTCAATCTCCCCACAACCTCTCtcagcagcactgagggaggcagTGTCTCTCGGATGGGATGCTTTAAAAAATCAAAGACCCCATCGGGAGGACCTGAAGGATCCTCACAGCTGCTGTTTGGAagaagagtcgggggggggggggagggagggggcgcgCTAAATGGCATTCTGCCGCCCCAAtacaagggggtgggggaggagaacaGAAAGG
This window encodes:
- the LOC121272967 gene encoding RNA-binding protein 4-like, giving the protein MKIFVGNIPSDGTVDELRTLFEYYGTVRECDIIRHYGFVHMESAEEANQAIAALNQYELHGQKLNVAESRPRPAAVTKVYVGNLAPGCSNQELRAKFEEYGRVLECDIVKDYAFVHMEKEEDAVQAITNLDEKEFNGNKLRVQLSRSTYGKSGGQRDVCQRCGRQGHQARDCHSARYNQYSQYQFQSQYYPSYYSYYDYDYGHGSYYDYYEDYQAAGAAASYTPLDYVRERSPNRLSTSAATANSCTLYERTRLSPLTVPKYQNEKFIDDSISRYDQFDYDNTTDTRYAQ